One Microtus pennsylvanicus isolate mMicPen1 chromosome 3, mMicPen1.hap1, whole genome shotgun sequence DNA window includes the following coding sequences:
- the Jrkl gene encoding jerky protein homolog-like translates to MSGKRKRVVLTIKDKLDIIKKLEDGGSSKQLAVIYGIGETTVRDIRKNKEKIITYASSSDSTSLLAKRKSMKPSMYEELDRAMLEWFNQQRAKGNPVSGPICAKRAEFFFYALGMDGDFNPSAGWLTRFKQRHSIREINIRNERLNGDETAVEDFCNNFRDFIERENLQPEQIYNADETGLFWKCLPSRTAVVKGKCTVPGHSSLEERVTVLCCTNATGLHKLKLCVVGKAKKPRSFKATDTLNLPVSYFSQKGAWMDLSIFRQWFDKIFVPQVREYLRSKGLQEKAVLLLDNSPTHPNENVLRSDDGQIFAKYLPPNVASSIQPLNQGVIATMKRNYRAGLLQNNLEEGNDLKSFWKKLTLLDALYEIAMAWNLVKPTTISRAWKQILPAIEEKESLDFDEEDISGATVATILQHTKGLENVTPENMEKWLEIDSTEPGYEVLTDSEIIRRAQGQTDESSENDEEGIELIPEKHINHADALQWTENLLDYLEQQGDMILPDRLVIRKLRATIRNKQKMTNSSQ, encoded by the coding sequence ATGTCAGGGAAGCGGAAGCGCGTGGTGTTGACTATTAAAGATAAACTTGACATAATAAAGAAACTCGAAGATGGAGGCTCTTCCAAGCAGTTGGCGGTGATCTATGGAATTGGTGAAACAACAGTTAGggacataagaaagaataaggaaaagatTATAACTTATGCAAGCAGCTCTGATTCCACAAGTCTTCTGGCTAAGAGAAAATCTATGAAGCCATCCATGTATGAGGAACTAGACAGAGCAATGTTAGAATGGTTCAATCAGCAGCGAGCGAAAGGGAATCCCGTATCCGGACCAATTTGTGCCAAACGGGCAGAGTTCTTTTTCTACGCTCTGGGAATGGATGGTGATTTTAACCCTTCTGCTGGTTGGTTAACCCGCTTCAAGCAGAGGCACAGCATTAGAGAGATTAATATTAGAAATGAAAGATTAAATGGAGATGAGACTGCTGTGGAAGACTTTTGTAACAACTTTAGAGATTTTATCGAACGTGAGAATTTGCAGCCCGAGCAGATCTACAATGCAGATGAGACTGGACTCTTTTGGAAGTGCCTACCTTCCAGGACTGCAGTAGTTAAAGGTAAATGCACTGTCCCTGGGCACAGCTCATTGGAAGAAAGAGTCACTGTTCTGTGTTGTACCAACGCAACAGGCTTACACAAACTTAAACTTTGCGTCGTGGGCAAAGCAAAGAAACCTCGCTCCTTCAAGGCGACTGACACCTTAAACCTGCCTGTCTCTTACTTCAGCCAGAAAGGTGCATGGATGGATCTCTCCATTTTCCGGCAATGGTTCGATAAGATTTTTGTGCCTCAGGTTCGAGAGTACTTAAGATCTAAAGGCTTGCAGGAAAAGGCCGTGCTCCTGCTGGATAATTCCCCAACACATCCAAACGAAAATGTCCTGAGGTCAGATGATGGCcaaatatttgcaaaatatttGCCACCTAATGTAGCTTCATCGATTCAGCCCTTGAATCAGGGAGTTATAGCAACCATGAAAAGAAACTATCGCGCAGGTCTTCTCCAGAACAATCTGGAAGAAGGCAACGACCTGAAATCATTCTGGAAGAAACTGACTCTGTTGGATGCACTTTACGAAATAGCAATGGCATGGAACTTAGTAAAGCCGACTACCATTAGCAGAGCTTGGAAACAGATTCTTCCTGccatagaagaaaaagagagctTGGACTTTGATGAAGAAGATATTTCTGGGGCTACTGTGGCCACCATTTTACAGCACACCAAAGGACTGGAAAATGTGACTCCTGAAAATATGGAAAAGTGGCTTGAGATTGACAGTACTGAGCCAGGTTATGAAGTGTTAACTGACAGTGAAATCATCAGACGAGCCCAGGGTCAGACAGATGAATCCAGTGAAAACGATGAGGAAGGGATTGAGCTGATTCCAGAAAAACATATAAATCATGCAGATGCTCTCCAGTGGACTGAGAACTTACTAGATTATCTAGAACAACAAGGTGACATGATTCTACCCGACAGACTGGTAATACGTAAACTTAGAGCCACCATCAGAAATAAACAGAAGATGACAAACTCAAGTCAATAG